One Thalassospira sp. ER-Se-21-Dark genomic window carries:
- a CDS encoding GNAT family N-acetyltransferase: MSPVPVYSLRRATPNDLPMIGRWLHVPEVVRWWGDPAEQIELISEDVELAEMATLIVSYRNRPFAFVQHYDAHQWPQAHFEPLPEHTRCLDAFIGVPDMMGCGHGQMFLKMLTRQLFERGAPMIGIDPDPENERAIRCYEAIGFVAGREYETAKGPCLLMTLDARAQKQS; the protein is encoded by the coding sequence ATTAGCCCCGTACCTGTATATAGCCTCAGACGGGCCACCCCGAACGATCTGCCAATGATTGGCCGCTGGCTGCATGTGCCCGAAGTTGTCCGCTGGTGGGGCGATCCGGCTGAGCAGATTGAACTGATTTCCGAAGATGTCGAACTGGCCGAAATGGCGACCCTGATTGTGTCGTACCGCAACCGGCCGTTTGCATTCGTGCAGCATTATGACGCCCATCAATGGCCGCAGGCGCATTTTGAGCCCTTGCCCGAACATACCCGCTGTCTGGACGCCTTTATTGGCGTGCCAGACATGATGGGCTGCGGGCATGGGCAGATGTTTTTAAAGATGCTGACACGCCAATTGTTTGAACGTGGCGCGCCCATGATCGGCATTGATCCCGATCCGGAAAACGAACGTGCCATCCGGTGTTATGAGGCCATCGGGTTTGTTGCCGGGCGGGAATATGAAACCGCCAAGGGCCCGTGTCTTTTGATGACGCTGGATGCCCGCGCTCAGAAACAAAGCTGA
- a CDS encoding MATE family efflux transporter, which translates to MALQQQYFISGSVLRHILGMASTSMLALVAMVAVDALDLFFLSLLGDVDIVAALGFAWPLIFFTLAISLGVSTSMTALVARAEGLGDRDRARVMATHILLFGVGLSVLMTAVIWWGAPVMLAALGASGRVHEIGTSYLQIVMLCLPILVLSMASGALLRVIGAKQRSMWAKIAGAVTNGVLDPIFIFGFGWGVEGAAWATVISRVVIMVIAFYGVRNVHNMLGHFNRAVFAQDVREIARVTVPVGLAKTGPPIASGFIMASMAKFGSDAVAAMAIIERIAPFAFVGYMALPQAIGPIFGQNFSAKRTDRVRAIWHSVWGLIVVYGLVVSALLFVLSDQLAELFRTTPETANLLGLFCTAIAPLYMFLGLQFSSHTFFNVTGRPNLAMLADLAKEFLGVIPLVWLGSIYFGAVGVLWGQVAGIVLFGALTGIVSYRLACQKPQPDQLLQSGTHKPVVGGGNAG; encoded by the coding sequence ATGGCGTTGCAGCAGCAGTATTTTATCAGTGGGTCGGTTCTGCGCCATATCCTCGGCATGGCTTCGACAAGCATGCTTGCGCTTGTTGCGATGGTGGCTGTCGATGCGCTTGATCTGTTCTTCCTGAGCCTTCTGGGCGATGTCGATATTGTTGCCGCACTTGGCTTTGCCTGGCCCCTGATATTTTTCACGCTGGCGATATCGCTTGGGGTGTCGACATCAATGACAGCGTTGGTGGCACGGGCCGAGGGGCTTGGCGACCGTGACCGCGCGCGTGTGATGGCAACGCATATTCTGCTTTTTGGTGTTGGTCTTTCGGTTCTGATGACGGCGGTGATTTGGTGGGGGGCGCCAGTTATGCTGGCAGCACTTGGCGCATCAGGCCGCGTCCATGAGATTGGTACAAGTTATCTACAGATTGTCATGCTTTGCCTGCCCATTCTGGTGCTGAGTATGGCGTCCGGGGCGCTTTTACGGGTGATCGGGGCCAAACAGCGGTCGATGTGGGCCAAGATCGCAGGGGCGGTCACCAACGGTGTGCTTGATCCGATCTTCATCTTTGGTTTTGGCTGGGGTGTGGAGGGGGCTGCCTGGGCCACCGTGATATCGCGCGTCGTGATCATGGTGATTGCGTTTTATGGCGTGCGCAATGTGCATAACATGCTGGGCCATTTCAATCGTGCTGTATTCGCGCAAGATGTTCGCGAAATTGCCCGGGTCACCGTGCCGGTCGGGCTGGCCAAAACCGGCCCGCCAATTGCCAGCGGTTTTATCATGGCATCAATGGCAAAGTTTGGGTCAGATGCCGTCGCGGCAATGGCGATCATCGAACGCATCGCGCCATTTGCCTTTGTCGGTTACATGGCCTTGCCGCAGGCTATCGGACCGATCTTTGGACAGAATTTTTCCGCTAAACGCACGGATCGGGTGCGCGCCATCTGGCATTCGGTCTGGGGGCTGATTGTTGTCTATGGTTTGGTGGTGTCAGCACTGTTGTTTGTTTTGTCTGACCAATTGGCTGAGCTGTTTCGCACCACGCCGGAAACTGCAAACCTGCTGGGCCTGTTCTGTACGGCGATTGCGCCGCTTTATATGTTCCTGGGTCTGCAATTTTCATCCCATACCTTCTTTAACGTCACCGGGCGGCCTAATCTTGCGATGCTTGCCGATCTTGCCAAGGAGTTTCTTGGCGTGATCCCGCTCGTCTGGTTGGGTAGCATCTATTTCGGGGCCGTCGGGGTTTTGTGGGGGCAGGTCGCAGGGATTGTGTTGTTTGGTGCCTTGACCGGCATCGTCAGCTACAGGCTGGCGTGCCAGAAACCTCAGCCAGACCAATTGTTGCAATCGGGGACACACAAGCCCGTGGTTGGCGGCGGCAACGCAGGGTGA
- a CDS encoding methyl-accepting chemotaxis protein codes for MSVLNRLKISTKVYGGFGVVLVLLVLASLWSEFSISSVGDDFVRYRHIALQSNQAGRVQANLLEARVSVKHYLLTGDSAAADSVDERLATAIKLNDELVALLDEPQMIETAQSAGANLIIYRDTFDKVASLPVGDPAREQLVADTLDEVGPVVAENLEDLKLSVKAEQDQIGPRATKAASQAVIVTAIVGGVAVILGGFAAWIIGTGISRPIRQITEVMKELAGGNKQIDIPGQDRRDEIGDMSKAVLVFKENMIRADELAGQEAEAAKRREQRARKISELTTGFDQEISVVLKTLASAATEMQSTATGMSSTAEETSRQSGIVAAAAEQASTNVQTVASATEQLSASIAEITQQVSQSSTVANRAVEDAEKTNIQIRGLAEAAQKIGDVVGLISDIAEQTNLLALNATIEAARAGDAGKGFAVVAAEVKNLATATSRATEDITNQITGIQNETDGAVTAIGTISSTITEISEISAAIASAVEEQGAATLEITRNVQEASVGTTEVTSNIVSVNEAAGSTGAAAEQVLSAASELSRESESLRHKVEEFLSAVRAV; via the coding sequence ATGTCGGTGCTTAATCGTCTCAAAATTTCAACAAAAGTATATGGCGGCTTTGGCGTTGTGCTGGTTTTGCTCGTACTTGCCTCTCTCTGGTCGGAGTTCTCGATCAGCAGTGTCGGGGATGACTTCGTGCGGTATCGCCATATCGCATTGCAGTCCAACCAAGCAGGCAGGGTGCAGGCCAACCTGCTTGAGGCACGCGTCTCGGTTAAACACTATCTGCTGACAGGGGACAGTGCTGCGGCAGACAGTGTCGATGAGCGTCTGGCGACAGCAATAAAGTTGAATGACGAACTTGTTGCCCTGCTTGATGAACCGCAAATGATTGAAACGGCTCAATCTGCCGGGGCAAACCTGATCATCTATCGCGATACCTTCGACAAGGTTGCATCACTGCCCGTGGGGGATCCGGCGCGTGAGCAACTGGTGGCTGATACGCTCGATGAAGTTGGCCCGGTGGTTGCCGAAAATCTCGAAGACCTGAAACTGTCGGTCAAGGCGGAACAGGATCAAATCGGTCCCCGTGCGACCAAGGCGGCGTCACAGGCGGTGATCGTTACGGCCATTGTCGGCGGTGTCGCGGTGATCCTTGGTGGTTTTGCCGCATGGATTATTGGGACGGGTATTTCGCGCCCGATCCGTCAGATCACCGAGGTCATGAAGGAACTGGCCGGTGGCAACAAGCAGATTGATATTCCAGGCCAGGACCGTCGCGATGAAATCGGCGATATGTCCAAGGCGGTGCTGGTCTTCAAGGAAAACATGATCCGTGCCGATGAACTTGCCGGACAGGAAGCCGAGGCGGCAAAACGCCGGGAACAGCGTGCTCGAAAAATCAGCGAGCTGACCACCGGCTTTGATCAGGAGATTTCTGTTGTTCTTAAAACCCTGGCCTCTGCCGCGACCGAGATGCAGTCAACCGCAACCGGCATGAGCAGCACGGCCGAGGAAACAAGTCGTCAGTCGGGTATCGTTGCGGCCGCCGCCGAACAGGCATCGACCAACGTTCAGACCGTTGCCAGTGCGACCGAACAACTCAGCGCCTCGATTGCTGAAATCACCCAGCAGGTCAGCCAGTCATCGACTGTTGCCAATCGCGCGGTCGAAGATGCCGAGAAAACCAACATCCAGATCCGTGGCCTTGCCGAGGCCGCGCAAAAGATCGGTGATGTGGTCGGTCTGATCAGCGATATCGCCGAACAAACCAACCTGCTGGCCCTGAATGCCACCATCGAAGCAGCCCGTGCGGGCGATGCCGGCAAAGGCTTTGCCGTTGTCGCGGCAGAGGTCAAAAACCTTGCGACCGCGACGTCACGCGCGACCGAGGACATTACCAACCAGATCACCGGTATTCAGAATGAAACCGATGGCGCGGTAACGGCGATTGGCACGATTTCTTCCACCATCACCGAGATCAGCGAAATATCAGCCGCCATCGCAAGTGCCGTCGAAGAACAGGGGGCGGCAACCCTTGAAATCACCCGCAACGTTCAGGAAGCCTCCGTCGGTACGACCGAGGTAACATCGAACATCGTCAGTGTGAATGAGGCGGCCGGGTCCACCGGCGCTGCTGCCGAGCAGGTGCTGAGTGCCGCGTCAGAATTGTCGCGGGAGTCTGAAAGCCTGCGCCACAAGGTGGAGGAATTCCTGAGCGCGGTACGCGCTGTGTAA
- a CDS encoding DUF2971 domain-containing protein, which translates to MEISEEQIWEKHESLFHYTDQAGLLGILNTNDFWASSYKFLNDSQEVLHFREVLLGVLFPHFLKAVSEAVKLGRVSQSELDLFSGVRGLAESQAIEFIDSLYRSTFESDGDNVEAVHPFFVSFCSHNGEYEQANGLLSQWRGYGAGGGYAIEFDTHKLAQYIEVGLSKYDWAVAYMGDVVYGSEYSELGSVRPKIDKIVEAANRLFLGQEPHFKPDTYDAFVNPATRLKHWGFHEEHEVRIVAAPILRGSIFDDGSTSDERCKKILCRNSRRGILPYIQLVEDSAQALPIKKIIVGPSSDQDRSFAAVRFALRGRDIKVVKSSTPFVG; encoded by the coding sequence ATGGAAATTTCAGAAGAACAGATATGGGAAAAACATGAAAGTCTTTTCCATTACACAGATCAGGCTGGATTGCTTGGTATACTTAATACAAATGATTTTTGGGCTTCTAGCTACAAGTTTCTGAATGACAGCCAAGAAGTTCTGCATTTTCGTGAAGTACTGCTTGGAGTGCTATTTCCGCATTTTTTGAAGGCTGTTTCAGAAGCCGTCAAACTAGGAAGAGTTTCGCAGAGTGAGCTTGATCTTTTCTCGGGGGTGAGAGGGCTCGCAGAGAGTCAGGCCATTGAGTTTATCGACTCACTTTACAGGTCTACCTTCGAGAGCGATGGAGATAATGTTGAGGCCGTGCACCCATTCTTCGTTTCTTTTTGTAGTCATAACGGTGAGTACGAACAAGCTAATGGCTTGTTGAGCCAGTGGCGTGGATATGGGGCGGGGGGAGGTTACGCTATAGAATTTGATACGCACAAACTTGCTCAGTATATCGAAGTTGGATTGAGCAAATATGATTGGGCAGTGGCGTACATGGGGGACGTAGTCTATGGCTCTGAGTATTCGGAGTTAGGTTCTGTTCGCCCTAAGATTGATAAGATTGTCGAGGCCGCTAACCGTTTGTTTCTTGGTCAGGAACCTCATTTTAAGCCAGATACTTATGATGCGTTTGTGAATCCTGCTACCAGGCTAAAGCACTGGGGGTTTCACGAAGAACATGAGGTAAGAATAGTTGCAGCGCCTATTCTAAGAGGAAGTATTTTTGATGACGGCTCCACCAGCGATGAAAGGTGCAAAAAAATACTATGTCGCAACAGTAGACGAGGTATTCTCCCTTATATCCAGTTGGTGGAAGACAGTGCACAAGCACTGCCAATCAAGAAAATTATTGTTGGACCAAGTAGCGATCAAGACCGGAGTTTTGCGGCGGTTAGGTTTGCCCTCCGCGGGCGAGATATCAAAGTTGTGAAATCATCTACGCCATTCGTCGGTTAG